The following are from one region of the Cherax quadricarinatus isolate ZL_2023a chromosome 87, ASM3850222v1, whole genome shotgun sequence genome:
- the LOC128703769 gene encoding calnexin isoform X2: MAGRWQLCILAALTFYLLMCGVEADDEVTVTEEKLQEEDEVEEVIYATPKMIEGVYLMETFDDVATFEDAWVKSQAKKDGVDENIAKYDGVWSIEPAERMALTGDRGLVLKSKAKHAAIAVSLKRQFTFSTKPLVVQYEVNLQNGQECGGAYIKLLSAQEGNVDLKKFNDKTPYTIMFGPDKCGNDHKLHFIFRHTNPLTGEIEEKHAKRPRDKLEEPFKDKKPHLYTLIIRPDNTFEISLDQEVINSGSLLEDFSPPVNPQKDIDDPEDFMPDDWDEREKIPDPDATKPDDWDEDAPMQIADPDAVKPAGWLDDEPEMVPDPTAEKPEDWDDEMDGEWEAALINNPVCSEAPGCGEWKPPMIDNPNYKGKWRPAMIDNPNYRGKWKPRKIPNPDYFEDLEPFKMTPLGAVGIELWSMSDNILFDNLIITDNVADANRLAQETFDLKVMKMEKGQNLWDKIFGNRGVMWTLYFLYLLVPTSLIIYCLLKKVYEDTKADKDAEHKKTDEPTEDDPQREGETDRAEEERDAEEEQDGAEGEGDPIDGEREDSEEHGRGEGEPDTSEERGEVEEKHASSDLKSDKQTSDAVDGEAAEESEESDKEEQKTGKDSEAEDGQIRTSPRLRKVRRD, encoded by the exons CAAGAGGAAGATGAAGTGGAAGAAGTCATTTATGCCACACCAAAGATGATAGAAGGTGTTTACCTTATGGAAACATTTGATGATGTGGCAACTTTTGAGGATGCTTGGGTTAAGTCTCAAGCCAAAAAAGATGGTGTGGATGAGAATATTGCAAAATATGATG GGGTTTGGTCTATTGAGCCTGCTGAGCGAATGGCTTTGACTGGGGATCGTGGACTGGTATTGAAATCAAAGGCAAAACATGCAGCAATTGCAGTCTCTCTCAAGAGACAATTTACTTTTTCTACGAAACCTCTAGTTGTGCAGTATGAAGTTAACTTGCAGAACGGTCAAGAGTGTGGCGGAGCTTACATTAAG CTGTTGAGTGCTCAAGAAGGAAACGTGGATTTGAAGAAATTCAACGACAAGACTCCTTACACTATTATGTTTGGACCGGACAAGTGTGGTAATGACCATAAACTCCACTTTATATTCAGGCATACCAATCCTCTTACTGGTGAGATAGAAGAGAAACATGCAAAG AGACCACGTGACAAGCTTGAAGAGCCATTCAAAGACAAGAAGCCACACTTGTATACTCTAATTATTCGACCAGACAACACTTTTGAAATTAGTCTTGATCAAGAG GTGATAAACTCTGGAAGCTTGCTTGAAGATTTTTCTCCACCAGTGAACCCACAAAAGGATATAGATGATCCTGAAGACTTCATGCCTGATGATtgggatgagagagagaaaattcCTGATCCAGATGCTACTAAGCCAGATGACTGGGATGAAGATGCTCCAATGCAAATTGCAGACCCTGATGCAGTGAAGCCTGCTGGGTGGTTAGATGATGAACCAGAGATGGTTCCTGACCCAACTGCTGAGAAACCTGAAGATTG GGATGATGAAATGGATGGAGAATGGGAGGCTGCTTTGATAAACAACCCTGTGTGCTCTGAAGCTCCAGGTTGTGGAGAGTGGAAACCTCCAatgatcgacaatccaaattacAAGGGAAAATGGCGACCAGCCATGATTGACAATCCTAACTATCGTGGGAAGTGGAAACCCCGCAAAATCCCAAATCCTGACTACTTTGAGGACTTGGAGCCCTTCAAAATGACACCCCTT ggtgCTGTTGGTATAGAGCTGTGGTCTATGTCCGACAATATACTCTTTGACAACCTAATTATTACTGATAATGTTGCTGATGCCAATCGGTTGGCCCAAGAGACATTTGACCTCAAAGTGATGAAGATGGAGAAAGGACAG AACTTGTGGGACAAGATCTTCGGTAATAGGGGAGTTATGTGGACCCTGTACTTTCTCTACCTTTTGGTACCAACATCATTGATTATCTATTGTCTACTAAAGAAAGTGTACGAG GACACAAAGGCTGATAAGGATGCTGAGCATAAGAAGACTGACGAGCCTACTGAAGATGATCCCCAGAGAGAGGGGGAAACAGACAGagcagaggaagagagagatgcaGAGGAAGAGCAGGATGGAGCTGAAGGAGAGGGTGACCCcatagatggagagagagaggactctgAGGAACAtggaagaggtgaaggagagcCTGACACGAGTGAAGAACGAGGGGAAGTTGAAGAAAAGCATGCAAGTAGTGATCTTAAAAGTGACAAGCAAACTTCagatgctgtagatggtgaggCTGCAGAGGAAAGTGAAGAGAGCGATAAGGAAGAGCAGAAAACAGGCAAAGACAGTGAAGCAGAG GATGGTCAGATTCGTACTTCTCCCAGGCTTCGCAAGGTTCGAAGAGACTAA
- the LOC128703769 gene encoding calnexin isoform X1 produces MAGRWQLCILAALTFYLLMCGVEADDEVTVTEEKLQEEDEVEEVIYATPKMIEGVYLMETFDDVATFEDAWVKSQAKKDGVDENIAKYDGVWSIEPAERMALTGDRGLVLKSKAKHAAIAVSLKRQFTFSTKPLVVQYEVNLQNGQECGGAYIKLLSAQEGNVDLKKFNDKTPYTIMFGPDKCGNDHKLHFIFRHTNPLTGEIEEKHAKRPRDKLEEPFKDKKPHLYTLIIRPDNTFEISLDQEVINSGSLLEDFSPPVNPQKDIDDPEDFMPDDWDEREKIPDPDATKPDDWDEDAPMQIADPDAVKPAGWLDDEPEMVPDPTAEKPEDWDDEMDGEWEAALINNPVCSEAPGCGEWKPPMIDNPNYKGKWRPAMIDNPNYRGKWKPRKIPNPDYFEDLEPFKMTPLGAVGIELWSMSDNILFDNLIITDNVADANRLAQETFDLKVMKMEKGQVGVFRRILNYSNKHPWLYAIYVLLVAIPVVLIITCCCAEVKDTKADKDAEHKKTDEPTEDDPQREGETDRAEEERDAEEEQDGAEGEGDPIDGEREDSEEHGRGEGEPDTSEERGEVEEKHASSDLKSDKQTSDAVDGEAAEESEESDKEEQKTGKDSEAEDGQIRTSPRLRKVRRD; encoded by the exons CAAGAGGAAGATGAAGTGGAAGAAGTCATTTATGCCACACCAAAGATGATAGAAGGTGTTTACCTTATGGAAACATTTGATGATGTGGCAACTTTTGAGGATGCTTGGGTTAAGTCTCAAGCCAAAAAAGATGGTGTGGATGAGAATATTGCAAAATATGATG GGGTTTGGTCTATTGAGCCTGCTGAGCGAATGGCTTTGACTGGGGATCGTGGACTGGTATTGAAATCAAAGGCAAAACATGCAGCAATTGCAGTCTCTCTCAAGAGACAATTTACTTTTTCTACGAAACCTCTAGTTGTGCAGTATGAAGTTAACTTGCAGAACGGTCAAGAGTGTGGCGGAGCTTACATTAAG CTGTTGAGTGCTCAAGAAGGAAACGTGGATTTGAAGAAATTCAACGACAAGACTCCTTACACTATTATGTTTGGACCGGACAAGTGTGGTAATGACCATAAACTCCACTTTATATTCAGGCATACCAATCCTCTTACTGGTGAGATAGAAGAGAAACATGCAAAG AGACCACGTGACAAGCTTGAAGAGCCATTCAAAGACAAGAAGCCACACTTGTATACTCTAATTATTCGACCAGACAACACTTTTGAAATTAGTCTTGATCAAGAG GTGATAAACTCTGGAAGCTTGCTTGAAGATTTTTCTCCACCAGTGAACCCACAAAAGGATATAGATGATCCTGAAGACTTCATGCCTGATGATtgggatgagagagagaaaattcCTGATCCAGATGCTACTAAGCCAGATGACTGGGATGAAGATGCTCCAATGCAAATTGCAGACCCTGATGCAGTGAAGCCTGCTGGGTGGTTAGATGATGAACCAGAGATGGTTCCTGACCCAACTGCTGAGAAACCTGAAGATTG GGATGATGAAATGGATGGAGAATGGGAGGCTGCTTTGATAAACAACCCTGTGTGCTCTGAAGCTCCAGGTTGTGGAGAGTGGAAACCTCCAatgatcgacaatccaaattacAAGGGAAAATGGCGACCAGCCATGATTGACAATCCTAACTATCGTGGGAAGTGGAAACCCCGCAAAATCCCAAATCCTGACTACTTTGAGGACTTGGAGCCCTTCAAAATGACACCCCTT ggtgCTGTTGGTATAGAGCTGTGGTCTATGTCCGACAATATACTCTTTGACAACCTAATTATTACTGATAATGTTGCTGATGCCAATCGGTTGGCCCAAGAGACATTTGACCTCAAAGTGATGAAGATGGAGAAAGGACAG GTTGGCGTTTTCCGACGAATCCTAAACTACTCCAATAAGCATCCCTGGCTGTATGCTATCTACGTTCTGCTTGTGGCCATCCCTGTAGTTTTGATAATTACTTGTTGCTGTGCAGAAGTAAAG GACACAAAGGCTGATAAGGATGCTGAGCATAAGAAGACTGACGAGCCTACTGAAGATGATCCCCAGAGAGAGGGGGAAACAGACAGagcagaggaagagagagatgcaGAGGAAGAGCAGGATGGAGCTGAAGGAGAGGGTGACCCcatagatggagagagagaggactctgAGGAACAtggaagaggtgaaggagagcCTGACACGAGTGAAGAACGAGGGGAAGTTGAAGAAAAGCATGCAAGTAGTGATCTTAAAAGTGACAAGCAAACTTCagatgctgtagatggtgaggCTGCAGAGGAAAGTGAAGAGAGCGATAAGGAAGAGCAGAAAACAGGCAAAGACAGTGAAGCAGAG GATGGTCAGATTCGTACTTCTCCCAGGCTTCGCAAGGTTCGAAGAGACTAA